The Neurospora crassa OR74A linkage group IV, whole genome shotgun sequence genome has a segment encoding these proteins:
- a CDS encoding mago nashi protein — translation MSAANEPFYLRYYSGHSGRFGHEFLEFDFRVLGDGRSATARYANNSNYRNDSLIRKEMCVSSLVIDEIKRIIKDSEIMKEDDEKWPTKNKDGKQELEIRLGNDHISFETAKIGSINDVTDSADPEGLRVFYYLVQDLKALVFSLIALHFKIKPI, via the exons ATGTCAGCCGCCAACGAACCCTTCTATCTGCGCTACTA CTCTGGCCACTCGGGCCGCTTCGGCCACGAGTTCCTAG AGTTCGACTTTCGCGTCCTCGGCGACGGACGTAGCGCCACTGCCCGATATGCCAACAACTCCAACTACCGTAACGACAGTCTGATCAGGAAAGAGA TGTGCGTCAGCTCTCTGGTCATTGACGAGATCAAGCGCATCATCAAGGACAGCGAGATTATGAA ggaagacgacgagaaaTGGCCGACCAAAAACAAAGACGGAAAGCAGGAGTTGGAGATCCGCCTCGGGAACGACCACATTTCATTCGAG ACTGCCAAGATCGGATCGATCAACGATGTTACGGACTCGGCCGACCCAGAAGGCTTGCGCGTCTTCTACTACCTCGTTCAGGACCTCAAGGCGCTGGTGTTCAGTCTCATTGCCTTGCACTTCAAGATCAAGCCCATTTAA